One Dermacentor andersoni chromosome 6, qqDerAnde1_hic_scaffold, whole genome shotgun sequence genomic window carries:
- the LOC126521464 gene encoding uncharacterized protein isoform X1, whose translation MLSVELVPVAWALVAIPTSVVLIVALALCLCKQGADKSLNFLGENRQVLNKNSPVAYKVQSTDDHQNGDLRGDSPLEKVSLHPSRPVTERALPTPPGRPQSLPNPLPNPATTAWDGGSNNNNGAAAATDGHVSTTLVRPHRRNKAHAPPPPTTPSSSAAPGVAVPSVSKGTDTPSESSESDPLYSVANVRAPSSSEDTAPPVPEKRFDVVDATEESAPPPVSEEMAASFHLACLGQVSAPVTPVPGTSTHAADIAFPVPATSDLPGSSAQPAGKSDLSYTVISVREPLAKVREETMRQKPAQAAAATQEAYYTEVPEEEQMYAEIESGHNSAGSSVTYARIEPRTTEPHPPAPPTVESLKSVAQAHSRQASVTSASSLGAPSPDIDVGSLYSAVDKCNKQRQTIHVSEGVASMTEGPANLDELYAKVHKPHRQPVAAAVASQEESAEGKKSLVAPLHEAFLVHDRPRSMPPNIESVVSCTNVTLVRELEEKKELVEALPPPPEEYADPAYERVYHQDSSDTDPCYERVTGGHGSDGISDSGYEKVAKRFDKEPDYETLRKDAATEYSEGALDPHYEQIRKSDKASTVHEDEVVTSARGLSQQDSGSTADYGYERIKGRHGLAEDEGSDPGYEQICRRGEDDTSDPGYERIHRSHSDACSQADSDPGYERIKDRSGGGRSWRGRGMGGDFGYRKTGACLASATASTAKQDNNGSSDETYESVQDDMVRKLGYSLMRGTGSSTESPVPSPVWKQASDDSSTSERGAEDSSSEEPGYERVRHRDEADDGSIGRPATSASRCLGVQARIWRSSDSNLTTSVETAERATSTYSLNANLDDGSSEPINNTNGGAALYEVIRGSTDVVAALELVTDNEPIPITWARNSAGRSSEHKEREYIF comes from the exons CAGGCCAGTGACCGAGCGAGCACTGCCAACACCTCCAGGCCGGCCGCAGTCGCTGCCTAACCCACTCCCTAACCCGGCAACAACTGCCTGGGATGgtggcagcaacaacaacaatggtGCTGCCGCTGCAACGGACGGGCATGTCTCCACGACTCTCGTGCGTCCTCACCGAAGGAACAAGGCTCACGCCCCGCCGCCACCGACCACACCTTCGTCGTCTGCTGCCCCCGGTGTTGCTGTGCCATCTGTCAGCAAGGGGACAGACACTCCGAGCGAGAGTTCAGAGTCCGATCCCCTGTACTCGGTGGCAAACGTGCGTGCGCCCAGTTCTTCGGAGGACACCGCGCCACCTGTCCCTGAAAAGCGCTTTGATGTCGTCGATGCAACGGAGGAAAgtgcacctccaccagtgtcggaAGAAATGGCTGCTTCATTCC ATCTGGCTTGTTTAGGGCAAGTCAGTGCACCAGTTACACCTGTGCCCGGAACATCGACTCACGCTGCCGACATCGCATTTCCTGTGCCAGCTACATCTGACTTGCCTGGCAGCTCTGCACAACCTGCAG GGAAATCGGACCTGTCGTACACTGTGATCTCTGTCCGTGAACCACTGGCAAAAGTTCGAGAGGAGACAATGAGGCAGAAACCAGCACAG GCTGCAGCTGCAACCCAGGAGGCATACTACACAGAGGTTCCTGAGGAAGAGCAGATGTATGCAGAGATTGAATCGGGTCACAACTCTGCTGGCTCGTCGGTTACATATGCTCGCATCGAGCCAAGGACAACCGAGCCACACCCACCGGCGCCACCAACTGTTGAGAGCCTCAAGTCAGTCGCCCAGGCTCATTCCAGACAAG CATCTGTTACATCGGCATCATCGCTCGGAGCACCCAGCCCCGACATTGATGTCGGGAGCCTGTACTCTGCTGTTGacaagtgcaacaagcagaggCAGACTATCCACGTATCGGAAGGTGTGGCCTCCATGACAGAAGGCCCGGCTAATTTGGACGAACTGTATGCCAAAGTTCACAAGCCCCACCGCCaacctgttgctgcagcagttgCTTCTCAGGAAGAAAGTGCTGAAGGAAAGAAGTCCTTAGTAGCACCGTTGCATGAAGCCTTCCTCGTGCATGATAGACCGCGGTCGATGCCTCCTAACATCGAGTCTGTTGTCTCATGCACCAATGTCACTCTGGTGCGTGAGTTGGAAGAGAAGAAGGAGCTGGTTGAGGCACTTCCACCGCCACCGGAAGAATACGCAGATCCCGCGTACGAAAGGGTTTACCACCAGGACTCCAGTGACACAGATCCTTGTTATGAGAGAGTGACTGGTGGGCATGGAAGTGATGGCATTTCGGACTCGGGATACGAGAAGGTTGCCAAGAGATTTGACAAGGAACCAGACTATGAGACGCTTCGTAAGGATGCCGCAACAGAGTACTCCGAGGGAGCCCTTGACCCTCATTACGAGCAGATTCGGAAGAGCGACAAAGCGTCGACTGTCCACGAGGATGAAGTGGTGACCAGTGCTCGCGGGCTGTCTCAACAGGACAGTGGTTCCACAGCAGACTACGGTTATGAAAGAATCAAGGGTCGCCATGGTCTTGCTGAAGATGAAGGAAGCGATCCAGGATACGAACAGATTTGTCGGAGAGGAGAGGATGACACAAGCGACCCTGGCTACGAGCGGATCCATAGGAGTCACAGCGATGCATGCAGCCAAGCAGATAGTGATCCTGGATACGAGAGAATCAAAGACAGGAGTGGTGGAGGCCGGTCATGGCGTGGCCGTGGCATGGGTGGGGACTTTGGCTACAGAAAAACGGGAGCTTGTCTAGCATCAGCTACTGCCAGCACTGCAAAGCAGGACAATAATGGGTCAAGTGACGAGACGTATGAAAGTGTTCAAGATGACATGGTTCGAAAGCTTGGCTACAGCCTGATGAGAGGAACAGGCAGTAGCACAGAATCACCGGTGCCTAGTCCGGTTTGGAAGCAGGCGTCGGATGACAGTTCTACATCAGAGCGTGGTGCTGAAGACAGCAGCTCAGAGGAGCCAGGTTACGAAAGAGTGAGGCATAGAGATGAAGCTGATGATGGGTCCATTGGCAGGCCAGCAACGTCTGCCAGCAGGTGTCTTGGTGTGCAGGCGAGAATTTGGAGGAGCAGTGACAGCAACCTGACAACCAGTGTGGAGACAGCTGAGCGGGCTACCAGCACATACAGCCTCAATGCAAACCTTGATGATGGAAGCAGCGAGCCCATAAACAACACAAATGGAGGAGCAGCGCTCTACGAAGTCATCCGAGGCTCCACAGACGTTGTCGCAGCCCTTGAGCTTGTGACAGACAACGAGCCAATACCCATCACATGGGCACGCAACTCAGCTGGCCGTTCGTCAGAGCACAAGGAAAGGGAGTACATCTTCTGA
- the LOC126521464 gene encoding uncharacterized protein isoform X2 — translation MLSVELVPVAWALVAIPTSVVLIVALALCLCKQGADKSLNFLGENRQVLNKNSPVAYKVQSTDDHQNGDLRGDSPLEKVSLHPSRPVTERALPTPPGRPQSLPNPLPNPATTAWDGGSNNNNGAAAATDGHVSTTLVRPHRRNKAHAPPPPTTPSSSAAPGVAVPSVSKGTDTPSESSESDPLYSVANVRAPSSSEDTAPPVPEKRFDVVDATEESAPPPVSEEMAASFRQVSAPVTPVPGTSTHAADIAFPVPATSDLPGSSAQPAGKSDLSYTVISVREPLAKVREETMRQKPAQAAAATQEAYYTEVPEEEQMYAEIESGHNSAGSSVTYARIEPRTTEPHPPAPPTVESLKSVAQAHSRQASVTSASSLGAPSPDIDVGSLYSAVDKCNKQRQTIHVSEGVASMTEGPANLDELYAKVHKPHRQPVAAAVASQEESAEGKKSLVAPLHEAFLVHDRPRSMPPNIESVVSCTNVTLVRELEEKKELVEALPPPPEEYADPAYERVYHQDSSDTDPCYERVTGGHGSDGISDSGYEKVAKRFDKEPDYETLRKDAATEYSEGALDPHYEQIRKSDKASTVHEDEVVTSARGLSQQDSGSTADYGYERIKGRHGLAEDEGSDPGYEQICRRGEDDTSDPGYERIHRSHSDACSQADSDPGYERIKDRSGGGRSWRGRGMGGDFGYRKTGACLASATASTAKQDNNGSSDETYESVQDDMVRKLGYSLMRGTGSSTESPVPSPVWKQASDDSSTSERGAEDSSSEEPGYERVRHRDEADDGSIGRPATSASRCLGVQARIWRSSDSNLTTSVETAERATSTYSLNANLDDGSSEPINNTNGGAALYEVIRGSTDVVAALELVTDNEPIPITWARNSAGRSSEHKEREYIF, via the exons CAGGCCAGTGACCGAGCGAGCACTGCCAACACCTCCAGGCCGGCCGCAGTCGCTGCCTAACCCACTCCCTAACCCGGCAACAACTGCCTGGGATGgtggcagcaacaacaacaatggtGCTGCCGCTGCAACGGACGGGCATGTCTCCACGACTCTCGTGCGTCCTCACCGAAGGAACAAGGCTCACGCCCCGCCGCCACCGACCACACCTTCGTCGTCTGCTGCCCCCGGTGTTGCTGTGCCATCTGTCAGCAAGGGGACAGACACTCCGAGCGAGAGTTCAGAGTCCGATCCCCTGTACTCGGTGGCAAACGTGCGTGCGCCCAGTTCTTCGGAGGACACCGCGCCACCTGTCCCTGAAAAGCGCTTTGATGTCGTCGATGCAACGGAGGAAAgtgcacctccaccagtgtcggaAGAAATGGCTGCTTCATTCC GGCAAGTCAGTGCACCAGTTACACCTGTGCCCGGAACATCGACTCACGCTGCCGACATCGCATTTCCTGTGCCAGCTACATCTGACTTGCCTGGCAGCTCTGCACAACCTGCAG GGAAATCGGACCTGTCGTACACTGTGATCTCTGTCCGTGAACCACTGGCAAAAGTTCGAGAGGAGACAATGAGGCAGAAACCAGCACAG GCTGCAGCTGCAACCCAGGAGGCATACTACACAGAGGTTCCTGAGGAAGAGCAGATGTATGCAGAGATTGAATCGGGTCACAACTCTGCTGGCTCGTCGGTTACATATGCTCGCATCGAGCCAAGGACAACCGAGCCACACCCACCGGCGCCACCAACTGTTGAGAGCCTCAAGTCAGTCGCCCAGGCTCATTCCAGACAAG CATCTGTTACATCGGCATCATCGCTCGGAGCACCCAGCCCCGACATTGATGTCGGGAGCCTGTACTCTGCTGTTGacaagtgcaacaagcagaggCAGACTATCCACGTATCGGAAGGTGTGGCCTCCATGACAGAAGGCCCGGCTAATTTGGACGAACTGTATGCCAAAGTTCACAAGCCCCACCGCCaacctgttgctgcagcagttgCTTCTCAGGAAGAAAGTGCTGAAGGAAAGAAGTCCTTAGTAGCACCGTTGCATGAAGCCTTCCTCGTGCATGATAGACCGCGGTCGATGCCTCCTAACATCGAGTCTGTTGTCTCATGCACCAATGTCACTCTGGTGCGTGAGTTGGAAGAGAAGAAGGAGCTGGTTGAGGCACTTCCACCGCCACCGGAAGAATACGCAGATCCCGCGTACGAAAGGGTTTACCACCAGGACTCCAGTGACACAGATCCTTGTTATGAGAGAGTGACTGGTGGGCATGGAAGTGATGGCATTTCGGACTCGGGATACGAGAAGGTTGCCAAGAGATTTGACAAGGAACCAGACTATGAGACGCTTCGTAAGGATGCCGCAACAGAGTACTCCGAGGGAGCCCTTGACCCTCATTACGAGCAGATTCGGAAGAGCGACAAAGCGTCGACTGTCCACGAGGATGAAGTGGTGACCAGTGCTCGCGGGCTGTCTCAACAGGACAGTGGTTCCACAGCAGACTACGGTTATGAAAGAATCAAGGGTCGCCATGGTCTTGCTGAAGATGAAGGAAGCGATCCAGGATACGAACAGATTTGTCGGAGAGGAGAGGATGACACAAGCGACCCTGGCTACGAGCGGATCCATAGGAGTCACAGCGATGCATGCAGCCAAGCAGATAGTGATCCTGGATACGAGAGAATCAAAGACAGGAGTGGTGGAGGCCGGTCATGGCGTGGCCGTGGCATGGGTGGGGACTTTGGCTACAGAAAAACGGGAGCTTGTCTAGCATCAGCTACTGCCAGCACTGCAAAGCAGGACAATAATGGGTCAAGTGACGAGACGTATGAAAGTGTTCAAGATGACATGGTTCGAAAGCTTGGCTACAGCCTGATGAGAGGAACAGGCAGTAGCACAGAATCACCGGTGCCTAGTCCGGTTTGGAAGCAGGCGTCGGATGACAGTTCTACATCAGAGCGTGGTGCTGAAGACAGCAGCTCAGAGGAGCCAGGTTACGAAAGAGTGAGGCATAGAGATGAAGCTGATGATGGGTCCATTGGCAGGCCAGCAACGTCTGCCAGCAGGTGTCTTGGTGTGCAGGCGAGAATTTGGAGGAGCAGTGACAGCAACCTGACAACCAGTGTGGAGACAGCTGAGCGGGCTACCAGCACATACAGCCTCAATGCAAACCTTGATGATGGAAGCAGCGAGCCCATAAACAACACAAATGGAGGAGCAGCGCTCTACGAAGTCATCCGAGGCTCCACAGACGTTGTCGCAGCCCTTGAGCTTGTGACAGACAACGAGCCAATACCCATCACATGGGCACGCAACTCAGCTGGCCGTTCGTCAGAGCACAAGGAAAGGGAGTACATCTTCTGA